The sequence TAACAATGATTATTAGTACGGCAATGATTACTGGTTCATTAATGATTCCAATTATGTTAACAAATAATATTGATTACTCATATGCTGGAAATAACTATAATACGTTAGTAGAATACAATAGTCCAGTTTATAATTTACCAACAACTTTTATGAAAACATATGATCCAACTCAGCAACCATGACGGACAAGTGATAGTGCGTTAGAAAAAACAAATATGACAAAAAATGGAAATCAATATATAGCTGATTTTGAAAATGGGACAATAAACTCAGAAAATTATGCCCCAACATATGATGCTAGTGAAATGCGTTCATTGGCATATCGTAATATTTCAAAAGAATTCTTAAAAAGTAATAAGTTAAGTGTTTTAGGAACAGACAATGAAACAATTTCAAATGCAATTTGTCGTAGTACATGGAAAGATTATGCAGATTATGGACTGCAATCTTTAAGTAAAAAAACAGTCTTGAACTTTTTAGAGTCACCAACACAGGCATTAGAACATGTTCGTGAATTAGAACAATACCGCTTATTTTATTGAAAATATCGTAATACAGTGGCATTAGATATTAAACGAGAACCATATTTTAATGGTAATGCAATTTCTTTATATAATGGAAAACCTGAATTAAATGATATTTTAAAAGAGAATCTTTTTGCCCAAGAAGATTTTGCACGGGAATTTAATGAACAGCCAACTATTATTAGTTTAGAGGATAATCACTTACGACCCGCGATTGAAAAACCATTGGCTGACTCATTTTTAATCCCATTACAATCAGGGAATGCTGAAAGTTTTATTAACAGTGTTAAAAAACCAATGTTCTATTTATTTGACTGAATTTACTCATATTTTGTAAATAATGTTAACCAATGTTTTACACAAGGAGTTTATACAAAAGCTCCACAAACAATTCAAGCAAAAATTAAAACAGCTTTTAATGATCCAACAAAAAACTTTAATTTAAGTTTTGGAGTTGTTCCGTTTAATCCATTAACAGATGATCGAGGAACAATGTTAGAAGCAACAACAAAAAATACTAAATTTAAAATTTATGGAATTGCTGAAAGTTTTAAAAACCAAAACTTAATTAATAGTAATGATAAAGGTAATTTAAATGACTTATTATTTAATAATAGTGATGGAATAGTTATTAATCAAACATTGTCACGAACATTAGGATTAAAAACAGGTGATACAATTGATTTTGCCGCTATTACAAAATTATTGACAAATAATGATGATAAAGGATACCAAGCCGATAATATTTTAAATAGTTGAGATGCTAGCGCTGTTACTGGAAATTACGATGATGGTAAAGCTAGTGGAACAATGGGGAAAATGTTATTTAATGAAGAAAATAAATATAAAAATAGATATATTGGTAATGGGCAAGCAAATGATGAAATACTAAAAAGTACTTTAGATATAAATGATCCAACTTCAACAACACCGACAGTTTTAAATCAAAAAGTAGTTAACGGTGATTTATTATTAAAAAGTAATGCAATTAATCAAAGTTTTAAAATTGTTGGAGTAACAAATCAATATGGGGCAGCTAAAGCTTGAATTAATAACACAAAAGCAGAAGAATTATTAGGTTTTGACCAAACAAGAAATTACTTACTACGCTTATTTATGAACGAATGATCTAATTCAATTTTAAATTCATCAGTATTTAATTTAAGTCAATCTTATAAAACAGCTTTACAAAAATTAGAAGAATTTATTGCTAATAATAAAGATACAAAACCAGCAGAATTATGAGATAATTTTGTTAAAACTTTTAATAATAGTGATTTAGCAGTCGATTGAATTAAAGTATTCAATAATGAATATCCAATTTTTAATTATAAAACATCAAACAGTAAAACTATTGATGATGTTGAGTATGGCTTATCAACGATTCAATCATTTGGTGATTATAGTTTTTATGGACTAAATGGTGGTTCTCGTAATGAAGGTGATAATAATGTTACTTATCCTTCATATGCTAATAATGCTTTTGCTAATTTATTACCAATCGCTGAAGCCAAAAAAATCTTAGCAGATATTATCTTGGCAGTTAATAGTATCTTAATCTTTATCATTGTTATTTCGTTTATTTTAAGCTTTATGATTATTATTTTAACAAGTAATGTCATTATTGCCGAAAATCGAACAATTATTGCAACAATGAAAGTCTTAGGATATAAAAATAGTTATATTACTAAGTTAGTAATTGGAATGTATATTCCAGTCATTATAATAATGACAATTGCCGGATTTGGCTTTGGATGATTAGGATTGGTAATTGGGAATAGTATTTTAACAAGTATAGGTCTAGCATTACCATTAATTCTGAACTTTTGAATTCCAATTGTGGCAATTGGCAGTGGGTTAGGATTGTATCTATTAGCTTACTTAATTAGCTGATTTAATATGAATAAAATTAAGCCATTAATTGCAATTATGGAAGACAATTAGGAGGGCTAGAGAAATGAAAAAAATTTTAACAATACTAGGAGCAGTTAGTTTGACAACAATGTCAGTAACCTCAACGGTAGCTTGTCAAAGTAATGGGGGGAATTGAGATGATATTCCCTTAAATCCACCATTGGTTCCATTTGAAGTTAAGGGTTTTGAGGGATTAGACTTTTCAAGTGTTAATGCTCAAAATGACAAACAAACTTTATGGAATTTAATGTTTAAACAAATTAAAGGAATTTTTGCAGGATCACATTGAAATTTTGATGATTTGCACCAAGAAGTAATTCGCAATGATGTTGATATTACTAATACCAAAATTGATTTTTATCGAAATGGAACGTATAGTGTTAAATTATTTGCTGATGAAAATAATGTGATTACAATTGCAAAACAAGTAAAAACT is a genomic window of Spiroplasma syrphidicola EA-1 containing:
- a CDS encoding ABC transporter permease yields the protein MRGFKLLFKNNFRNTTKNKIQFFGLIVLVFLTSLIFTIVEVSKQRVEQVYNNFISEKMSNQHDFIVDFSETSYIQGEKDPFLQITDLEKRQNAIVDYLAKSEEIKKMGLDFKYNRVEARTFNLKDNKIIKAVTLNPQQAVDKFVVAEGMPLDVYAKYLESIRGETNHWTYLTPEFAKNNNIKINDIIRLQADIYGTTIKVADSEIKPVDLSQFVGKDINEWLPNSNYSSTAWFRVVGFGQSADFITPIIDSTHPFPNMKNEGIAYVNPKLFGLSKEKITVEGKEYDVDSFKIADQVLAAESNFDREIYYAGKFNANGSLADKENLSKELNQFLNTQASQKIGLKSYYEKTLLSGEPVLTFKTDTTYKFANRTVYFTTALNGFITGSYILIALILIISFFVLILVLRRQIETTGPQNGLLRALGYRRRYIIWSYLSYPLMIALAGGALGYLLGISAQFFVKLIFGSYFNLPYTGFPFAPWALVTSVVIIFTMLLLVTIISATLMMVKKTPLELIKKEDSFSAGRIKRAVKKMFSFRNTFDSRFQAVQLSNSLGKMAGVSLTMIISTAMITGSLMIPIMLTNNIDYSYAGNNYNTLVEYNSPVYNLPTTFMKTYDPTQQPWRTSDSALEKTNMTKNGNQYIADFENGTINSENYAPTYDASEMRSLAYRNISKEFLKSNKLSVLGTDNETISNAICRSTWKDYADYGLQSLSKKTVLNFLESPTQALEHVRELEQYRLFYWKYRNTVALDIKREPYFNGNAISLYNGKPELNDILKENLFAQEDFAREFNEQPTIISLEDNHLRPAIEKPLADSFLIPLQSGNAESFINSVKKPMFYLFDWIYSYFVNNVNQCFTQGVYTKAPQTIQAKIKTAFNDPTKNFNLSFGVVPFNPLTDDRGTMLEATTKNTKFKIYGIAESFKNQNLINSNDKGNLNDLLFNNSDGIVINQTLSRTLGLKTGDTIDFAAITKLLTNNDDKGYQADNILNSWDASAVTGNYDDGKASGTMGKMLFNEENKYKNRYIGNGQANDEILKSTLDINDPTSTTPTVLNQKVVNGDLLLKSNAINQSFKIVGVTNQYGAAKAWINNTKAEELLGFDQTRNYLLRLFMNEWSNSILNSSVFNLSQSYKTALQKLEEFIANNKDTKPAELWDNFVKTFNNSDLAVDWIKVFNNEYPIFNYKTSNSKTIDDVEYGLSTIQSFGDYSFYGLNGGSRNEGDNNVTYPSYANNAFANLLPIAEAKKILADIILAVNSILIFIIVISFILSFMIIILTSNVIIAENRTIIATMKVLGYKNSYITKLVIGMYIPVIIIMTIAGFGFGWLGLVIGNSILTSIGLALPLILNFWIPIVAIGSGLGLYLLAYLISWFNMNKIKPLIAIMEDN